The sequence CCATACAGCTTCGCGGCGGCCTCCACCCAACCGGGCCCGGTGTACGTCTTCGCTCGGTCCACGAAGTCCACCACCACGAAGATGACGACGAGCCCCGCGAGGATGCCCAGGGCGAAGCGCAGGTACGTGCGCAGCACGTAGCCGAAGAGGGTGACCTTCACCGGACCGTCCCCGAGCGGTTGACGCGGTACAGCGCCACCGCGCCCACCAGCATGAAGATGACGTTGGCCAGCTGCCCGGCCAGCTCCACCGGCAGCTTCCCTTTCTGCCCCATCTGCTCGAAGGCGCGGCTCAGCAGGTAGTAGAGGACGTAGCCGCCCAGCGTGAGCAGGTAGCCCCACGCGCGCCCCGACTGCCTCCGTCCGATGGCCAGCGGCGTGCCCAGCAGCGCGAAGGCAATGGGCGCCAGCGCGCCGCCCAGCCGGCTGTGCAGCGCCATGCGGAACGAGCGCGGGTCTCCCCCCTGCGCCTCCGCGTCGCGCGCCGCCTGAATCAACTCCACCGGCGTCAGCTCCTCCTTCGCCGAGGTGAAGCGGCTGCGCTTGCCCATGGACACGCCGACGCCCACGCTGATTTCGGACTTGTCGAAGCGGATGACGCTGTAGTCCTCGCCCGCGCGGCCGGAGCGGTGCACCTCGCCGTCCTCCAACGCGAAGCGCAGCACCTCGCCCTTCCCGCTCACGCCCACCTGTCCGTGGTGCGCCAGTACCAGCAGCGGCGCGCTCGCCTCGCGGTCGTCGTGCAAGAGCACGTTCGTCCACCGCCCGTCCGGCGACACCTGCTCCGCGTAGAGCGTCAAGTCACTGAGGTCCTCGTAGAAGACGCCGGACTTCACGTCGCCCACCACGTTCTTCCGGATGACCTCGCTCACCAGTTCCTTCACACCGGTGAGCCCCCACGGCTGCGCGGTGGAGGTAATCAGCATCATCAGCGCGCTGAGCGCCGCGGCCACGCCCATCGGCGCGGCCAGAAGGCGCATCGGCCCCACGCCCAGCGCCTGGAGCGCGGTGAGCTCCCGGTCCTCACCCAGCCGCCCCAGCCCCAGGAGGATGGCCAGCAGGAAGGCGATGGGCAGCGCCATCATCAGGAAATGCGGCGCGAGGTACGCAATCAGCCGCCCCAAATCCACCAGCGTCACCGAGGAGCCCAGCAGCACGTCCGTGCCCCGCAGGAACTGCATGACGAACAGGAGCAGGAACATGAACGCCACCCACACTCCGAGCGGCACGAGCAGCTCCCTGAGCAGGTAGCGTGAGACGCGGTTCACGGCGCCGCCTTCAACCCTCGCGCGCCGATGTCCCGGCGGAAGTGCATGCCCTCGAAGCGCACCGCCCGCGCCGCCGCGTAGGCCTTCTCCTGCGCCCCCGCCAGGGTGTCACCCCGAGCGCACACCGTCAGCACCCGGCCACCGCTCGTCACCAGCGCGCCGTCCTTCGCCTCCACTCCGGCGAGGAACACCGTGGCGTCCGCGGGCACCGCGTCCAGCCCCTCGATGCGCTGGCCCTTCCTCGGCGCGTCCGGGTAGCCCTCCGCGGCCATCACCACGCCCACCGAGGAGCCCGGATTGGACGCGAGCGTCCGCGCCTCCAGCTTGCCCCGCGCGCACGCGTCCACCAGCGGCAGCAGGTCCTCGCCGAGCTGCATCATCAACACCTGCGTCTCCGGGTCGCCGAAGCGCGCGTTGAACTCCAGCACCTTCGGCCCGCTGCGCGTGAGCATCAGCCCCGCATACAGCACACCCCGGAACGGTATTCCGCGCTTTCGCAGCACGGCCAGCGTGGGAGCCATGACGCGCTCACCCACCTCGGCGAGCTGCGCGTCGGTGAGGAAGGGCGCCGGGCTGTACGCGCCCATGCCGCCGGTGTTGGGGCCGGTGTCGCCGTCCCCCACCCGCTTGTGGTCCTGCGACAGGGGCAGCATGGCGTAGCGCTCGCCGTCGCAGAGGGCCATGGCGGAGACTTCCTCGCCCTCCAGCAGCTCCTCCAGGACCATCTTCTGGCCCGCCGAGCCCATGGCCCCCACCGCGCGTACCGCCGCGCGAGCGGCCTCCACGTCGTGCGCGACGATGACACCCTTGCCCGCGGCCAGCCCGTCCGCCTTGACGACGATGCGGCCCTGCTCCACCGCGTAGGCCTCCGCCCGGGCCACGTCCGTGAAGGTGCGGAAGGCCGCGGTGGGCACGCCCGCCTCGGCCATGATTTCCTTCGCGAAGGCCTTGGAGCCCTCGATGAGGGCCGCGCCCGCCACCGGGCCGAAGCAGGGGATGCCCGCCTTCGCCAGCGCGTCCGCCACGCCCGCCACCAGCGGCGCCTCGGGCCCCACCACCACCAGGTCCACCGCCTCGCGCTTCGCCAGCGCCACCACCTCGTCCGGCACGTCGGCGCGCAGCGGGACGTTGGTGGCCAGCCGCGCGGTGCCCGGATTGCCCGGGCCACACAGGAGCTTCGTGAGCCGGGGGCTCTGGGACAGCTTCCACGCGAGCGCGTGCTCGCGGCCTCCGGAACCGAGCAGCAGGACCTTCACATCCACCTCACCGTTCCAATTGGTAGAGCATCCGCTTGGCGGGGAGGTACGACGGGTCCAACCCCACCACCCGCACCAGGGTGTCGCGTGCCACGTCGCGCCGCTGGGGCGCCTCCAGTTCCGCCAGCCGCGCCTGCGCCGACAGCAGTCCGGGCGCCAACTGCAGCGCGTCCCGCAGCGAGCGCTTGGCGGGCTCCACCTGCCGGGACTCCGCCAGTGCCATCCCCAGCGACAGGTGGGCGATGGCCTGCTGCCGGCCACCCTCCACCGCGCGCGTGGCCAGGGACTTCGCCTCGGAGGCATTGCCTCGCCTGAGCGCGATGAGCGAGCGGTACGCGAGCGCACCCGCGTTGTTCGTGTCCACCTCCAGCACGCTGCGGAAGTGCCGCTCGGCCGCCTCGAGCGCGTCCTGGTGGAAGCGCAGCAGGCCTTCGTAGAGCAGCGGGGACGGGTCCTCCGGCCCCTCGGCCAGCGCGAGGATGGCGCCCTCCATGCCCTCCAGCGTCTCGCGGGGGCGCAGCCAGAAGCGCGTCGCCACCGGCCGGGGCGCCAGCCGCATCGGGTCCGACTGGAGCGCCGGGTTCAGGGCGCGGAACGCGTCGTCCCGCCGCTTCGCGCTCGCCGAGGCCACGCCGGCCAACAGCTGCGCATCCAGCCGCCGCGAGTCCAGCCGCACCGCCTCCTGGAAGCGCTCCACCGCCTCGGCGGGCTTCTTCTCCAGCAGGAGCAGCCGGCCCTCGAGCACCTTCTCCAGCGCGGCGTCGTCCATGCGGCCCTGGAAGCCCGCGAAGTGCTCCCGCGCCCGTGTAGCGTCACGCCGGCCCAGCGCCACCAGGAAGACCTGGAGGTGCGCCTCGGGCAGGCCCTTCACCAGCTGGAGCGCCTCCTCGGCCGACTTCGCCGCGCCGTCCGCGTCGTTGGCGGCGCGCTGCGCGGACGCGAGGTGCACCAGCACCTCGGCCACCTCGGGACTCTCGTAGCGGGAGCGGTTCTTCAGGAGCGCGCGCAATTCGCGCACCGCGGCGCCCGGGTTGTCCTCGGACTGGTAGCGCAGCACGGCCAGCGGCAGCAGCGCGCGCAGCTCGGTGGGGGCCGCCTTCACGCGCGCCTCGTACAGCTTGCGCGCCTCACCGGGCTCCCCCACCTCCTGGTAGATGCGCGACGTGGCCGCGAGGCTGTCCCAGTCGTCGGGCTTCGCCGCCAGGCGCTTGCGCAGCGTCTCCAGCGCGAGCGAGTACTCACCGGACGACTCGTGCGCCAGCGCGCGGAAGTAGGCCACGCGCTTGAGGTCCGGAGCGAGCTTCTGCGCCTCGTCGAAGTGCGTGCGCGCCAGCTCGCGGGACGTGGACAGGTAGGCGCGGCCCAGCACCAGGTGTGCCTCGGCCTTCTGCGCGTCGGTGGCCTTGGGCTGCGCCAGCAGCTCCTCGGCCAGTTTGCGCGCCTGCTCCATGCGCTCCGGCTCGCGCGAGCGCGTCAGCATCAGGTTGGCGTTCGCCAGCAGCAGCGGCGGGGTGTGGCCGGAGCGGGCCTGCGCGGCCTCCACCAGGGAGCGCGCCTCCTGGAAGGTGGCGTCGTCCATGCCCGCGCCACGGCCCAGCGTCAGCGCCTGCGCATAGCCGATGATGGCGTCGTCGCTCTGCGGGTCCAGGAGCAGCGCCTGCTGGAAGGACGCCTCCGCCTGGGCGTACGCGAAGCGCTCGTCCCGGGCGAGCTGCTGCTGCCCCTCGGCCAGCTTCCCCGCGCTGGTGGCGTCGTCGGTGAGCTCCTCCAGGTACTTCAGCTTCCAGCGCGACAGCGCGGCCTGCACCGCCTCCGGCACGGGGGGCGGAGCGGGAGGCTGCGCGCTGCGGCGCACGTCCTCCTGGTGGCGCGAGTAGAGGAACCACGCGCCCGCGCCACCGCCGATGAGCAGCACCGCGAGCGCGCCCACGAGCACACCCCGCCCGCGTCCGGACCCACCGCCCACGGCCTGGATTTGCGCGGTGCCCGTCCGCACCGAGGAGATGCCGGAGTTGCGCGCGCCACTGCGAGGCTCGGCCCCCAGGGAGGGCGCGGCCGGGCGCGGACCGCTGCGCGGCTCCGGGCCCATGTCCGGGATGATGTCGGTGCTGATGGGGATGCGAGGGCTGCTGTTGCTCCGGGGCTCCGCGCCCAGGGCCGGGGCCGCGGAGGCACGCGAGCCGGGCTGGGGCTCGGGAGGCACCGGCGACGCCGCCGCGGAGCCCGCCTCCAGCGTGGTGAGCGGCGGCAGGAAGTCCATGCCCTCCGAGGCAGTGGGAGCAGGAGTCGGCGCTGAGGCCGGCGCGGCACCAGCGGACGCCGGCTGACGCTGCCGGCAGTCGTCGCATATGCCGAGCGCCTGGTCGAAGGAGTCCGTCAGCGGCTTGCCACAGGAGCGGCAGCCGACGGTGGCCGGCCTGGGCGCGCCAGCGGGAGCGGCCGTGCGCGGCGCGGCGGCCCCACCGGGAGGCGCCACGGACATGGGCACGCCGCCCGGCGCCGTGGGGATTCTAGCGATGGGAACAGACGGTGCGGAGGGAGGCGGCCCGAGGAAGTCGAGCAGCGGGTCTCCCCCGGCGGCACCGGCGTCAGGCGCCGCGACGCCCGGGGCGCCGAACGGGTCCACCGGCGGCGCGGACGCGGGGCCGGGAGCCGGCATGGAGCCGAAGTCGCCGAAGAGGTCCGAGCCTCCCCCCTGCGCGGGCCGTGCCGCCGGGGCCGCCTGCGCGGGCCGGGGCCCCGCCTGCACGGGCCGGTTCGGTGCCTGGGGCGCGGGCCGGGGCGCGGCAGCGGCCGCCGACGAGGGACTGGCCCCGGGCGGCGGCGAGCCGAAGTCGCCGAAGAGGTCGTCCGGCGGCGGAGCGCTGGGAGCGGCTTCCGGTGCGGCGGGAGATGGGGTGGCGGGCGCCGCGGGCTGCGGCGTGGGAGCCGGCGCGCCAGCTGCGGGCGCGGCCGTGGAATCGCGCCGGACGAGTTGCAGGTGCCGGCAGCGGGGACACTGCGCGCGAACGCCCTTGGCGGTGATCAACCGATCATCGATCGCATAGGCGGCCGCGCATTTCTGACAGACGATGCGCATGACTCAGTGGCGGAAGTGTCGCACTCCCGTCAGCACCATGGCCATCCCATGTTCGTCCGCCGCGGCGATGACCTCCGCGTCCCGGACCGAGCCGCCAGGGTGGACCACGCATGTCGCACCTGCCCGGGCGGCCTCGTCCAGGCCGTCCCGGAAGGGGAAGAAGGCGTCCGAGGCCACGGCGCTCCCCTTGAGGGCATCTCCACCGCGCTTCATGGCGATACGGACCGAGTCCACCCTGTTCGTCTGGCCTCCGCCCTGGGCGAGGAGCTGGTCCCCCGAGGAGAACACGATGGCGTTGCTCTTCACGTGCTTGCACACCTTCCAGGCGAAGCGGAGCGCCCGCTCCTCTTCCGGTGTGGGTGACCGCTTGGAGACCACCTTCCAGGTGAGCGTGGGCTCGACGGCGTCCCGGTCCATGAGGAGCAGACCACCGGACACGCTCCGGGCGTCGAGCTGGGCCCTGGGCCTGGCCTGCGGCGAGGCGAGCGCCGGGCCCGCCTCCAGCAGCCGGAGGTTCTTCTTCGCCGCCAGTGCCTGGAGCGCCGCCGCCGAGTACGACGGCGCGATGACCGCCTCCAGGAACGTCTCCGCCATGGCCTGGGCGGTGGCCTCGTCCACCTCGCGGTTGAGGGCGACGATGCCGCCGAAGGCGGACACCTCGTCCACCGCGCGCGCCGTGCGGTACGCCTTCACCAGCGCGTCATCCACCGCCACGCCGCACGGGGTGTTGTGCTTGATGATGACCGCGCAGGGCTTCTCCGGGAACTCCAGCAGCAGCCCCAGCGCCGCGTCCAGGTCCAGGATGTTGTTGTAGGAGAGCTCCTTGCCCTGCAGCACCTTGGAGAAGGCCACCGTGGGCTCGGCCGGGGCGGAGTGCTCGCGGTAGAAGGCGCCGCGCTGGTGCGGGTTCTCGCCGTACCGCAGGTCCTGCGCCTTCTGGTACGTCAGCGACAGCTCCCCCGGGAAGGACTCACCCGAGGCGGAGGACAGCCACGCGGAGATGGAGGCGTCATAGGCCGCCGTGTGCGCGAAGGCCTTGCGCATCAGCTTGCGCCGCGTCTCCTCGCCCACCGCCTTGTGCTGCTCCAGTTCCGCGAGCACCGCCGGGTAGTCGTCCGGGTCCACCACGATGGAGACGTGCCGGAAGTTCTTCGCGGAGGCGCGGACCATCGCCGGCCCGCCAATGTCAAT comes from Pyxidicoccus parkwaysis and encodes:
- the purD gene encoding phosphoribosylamine--glycine ligase, yielding MDVKVLLLGSGGREHALAWKLSQSPRLTKLLCGPGNPGTARLATNVPLRADVPDEVVALAKREAVDLVVVGPEAPLVAGVADALAKAGIPCFGPVAGAALIEGSKAFAKEIMAEAGVPTAAFRTFTDVARAEAYAVEQGRIVVKADGLAAGKGVIVAHDVEAARAAVRAVGAMGSAGQKMVLEELLEGEEVSAMALCDGERYAMLPLSQDHKRVGDGDTGPNTGGMGAYSPAPFLTDAQLAEVGERVMAPTLAVLRKRGIPFRGVLYAGLMLTRSGPKVLEFNARFGDPETQVLMMQLGEDLLPLVDACARGKLEARTLASNPGSSVGVVMAAEGYPDAPRKGQRIEGLDAVPADATVFLAGVEAKDGALVTSGGRVLTVCARGDTLAGAQEKAYAAARAVRFEGMHFRRDIGARGLKAAP
- the purH gene encoding bifunctional phosphoribosylaminoimidazolecarboxamide formyltransferase/IMP cyclohydrolase, translated to MLALLSVSDKRGLVPFAQGLVRLGFRLLSTGGTLEALKGAGVPATKVSEHTQSPEILGGRVKTLHPRIHGGLLGRVELETDRAEMKAHGIEPISLVAVNLYPFRQTVASGAAEADVIEQIDIGGPAMVRASAKNFRHVSIVVDPDDYPAVLAELEQHKAVGEETRRKLMRKAFAHTAAYDASISAWLSSASGESFPGELSLTYQKAQDLRYGENPHQRGAFYREHSAPAEPTVAFSKVLQGKELSYNNILDLDAALGLLLEFPEKPCAVIIKHNTPCGVAVDDALVKAYRTARAVDEVSAFGGIVALNREVDEATAQAMAETFLEAVIAPSYSAAALQALAAKKNLRLLEAGPALASPQARPRAQLDARSVSGGLLLMDRDAVEPTLTWKVVSKRSPTPEEERALRFAWKVCKHVKSNAIVFSSGDQLLAQGGGQTNRVDSVRIAMKRGGDALKGSAVASDAFFPFRDGLDEAARAGATCVVHPGGSVRDAEVIAAADEHGMAMVLTGVRHFRH
- a CDS encoding zinc-ribbon domain-containing protein, whose product is MRIVCQKCAAAYAIDDRLITAKGVRAQCPRCRHLQLVRRDSTAAPAAGAPAPTPQPAAPATPSPAAPEAAPSAPPPDDLFGDFGSPPPGASPSSAAAAAPRPAPQAPNRPVQAGPRPAQAAPAARPAQGGGSDLFGDFGSMPAPGPASAPPVDPFGAPGVAAPDAGAAGGDPLLDFLGPPPSAPSVPIARIPTAPGGVPMSVAPPGGAAAPRTAAPAGAPRPATVGCRSCGKPLTDSFDQALGICDDCRQRQPASAGAAPASAPTPAPTASEGMDFLPPLTTLEAGSAAASPVPPEPQPGSRASAAPALGAEPRSNSSPRIPISTDIIPDMGPEPRSGPRPAAPSLGAEPRSGARNSGISSVRTGTAQIQAVGGGSGRGRGVLVGALAVLLIGGGAGAWFLYSRHQEDVRRSAQPPAPPPVPEAVQAALSRWKLKYLEELTDDATSAGKLAEGQQQLARDERFAYAQAEASFQQALLLDPQSDDAIIGYAQALTLGRGAGMDDATFQEARSLVEAAQARSGHTPPLLLANANLMLTRSREPERMEQARKLAEELLAQPKATDAQKAEAHLVLGRAYLSTSRELARTHFDEAQKLAPDLKRVAYFRALAHESSGEYSLALETLRKRLAAKPDDWDSLAATSRIYQEVGEPGEARKLYEARVKAAPTELRALLPLAVLRYQSEDNPGAAVRELRALLKNRSRYESPEVAEVLVHLASAQRAANDADGAAKSAEEALQLVKGLPEAHLQVFLVALGRRDATRAREHFAGFQGRMDDAALEKVLEGRLLLLEKKPAEAVERFQEAVRLDSRRLDAQLLAGVASASAKRRDDAFRALNPALQSDPMRLAPRPVATRFWLRPRETLEGMEGAILALAEGPEDPSPLLYEGLLRFHQDALEAAERHFRSVLEVDTNNAGALAYRSLIALRRGNASEAKSLATRAVEGGRQQAIAHLSLGMALAESRQVEPAKRSLRDALQLAPGLLSAQARLAELEAPQRRDVARDTLVRVVGLDPSYLPAKRMLYQLER
- a CDS encoding LptF/LptG family permease, encoding MNRVSRYLLRELLVPLGVWVAFMFLLLFVMQFLRGTDVLLGSSVTLVDLGRLIAYLAPHFLMMALPIAFLLAILLGLGRLGEDRELTALQALGVGPMRLLAAPMGVAAALSALMMLITSTAQPWGLTGVKELVSEVIRKNVVGDVKSGVFYEDLSDLTLYAEQVSPDGRWTNVLLHDDREASAPLLVLAHHGQVGVSGKGEVLRFALEDGEVHRSGRAGEDYSVIRFDKSEISVGVGVSMGKRSRFTSAKEELTPVELIQAARDAEAQGGDPRSFRMALHSRLGGALAPIAFALLGTPLAIGRRQSGRAWGYLLTLGGYVLYYLLSRAFEQMGQKGKLPVELAGQLANVIFMLVGAVALYRVNRSGTVR